The following proteins come from a genomic window of Chanos chanos chromosome 15, fChaCha1.1, whole genome shotgun sequence:
- the kcnip1b gene encoding Kv channel-interacting protein 1b isoform X2: MGAVVGTLTMQTKQSRPSKDKVDDELEMTMVCHRPEGLDQLEAQTNFSKQELQVLYRGFKNECPSGVVNEETFKHIYAQFFPHGDASTYAHYLFNAFDTTNNGSIKFEEFVMGLSTLLRGTVREKLEWTFHLYDINRDGYINKEEMTEIVRAIYDMMGKYTYPALKGDVPKQHVDAFFQKMDKNKDGIVTLEEFITACQEDENMMRSMQLFENVM, translated from the exons atAAGGTGGACGATGAGTTGGAGATGACCATGGTCTGTCACCGCCCAGAGGGTCTGGATCAGCTGGAAGCTCAGACCAACTTCAGTAAACAGGAGCTGCAAGTCCTGTACCgtggttttaaaaat GAGTGTCCGAGCGGCGTGGTAAATGAAGAGACGTTTAAGCACATCTACGCACAGTTTTTCCCCCACGGAG ATGCCAGCACATACGCACATTATCTCTTCAATGCTTTTGACACGACAAATAACGGATCTATAAAGTTTGAG GAGTTTGTGATGGGACTGTCTACCTTACTGAGaggcacagtgagagagaaacttgAATGGACTTTTCACCTCTATGACATTAACAGAGATGGATACATAAACAAAGAG GAGATGACAGAGATAGTACGAGCCATTTATGATATGATGGGCAAATACACTTACCCAGCGCTGAAAGGTGACGTTCCAAAGCAGCATGTGGATGCTTTCTTCCAG aaaatggacaaaaacaaagatggaATAGTAACATTAGAAGAGTTTATTACCGCATGTCAAGAG GATGAAAACATGATGAGGTCCATGCAACTTTTTGAAAACGTGATGTAG
- the npm1a gene encoding LOW QUALITY PROTEIN: nucleophosmin 1a (The sequence of the model RefSeq protein was modified relative to this genomic sequence to represent the inferred CDS: substituted 1 base at 1 genomic stop codon): MDLEQMGPQTFLYGCELKSGKDVVFNPEDDDFDHQLSLRMVCVDPSTKDELNIVEVEGQDSEGQKVKAVLATVKPSSLPSVCLGGFEITPPVVFRLRSGSGPVHISGQHLVIVGEDQSFDEDEDEEDMKVAKKRPAAADGKAAKKMKMEDEDEDDEXEDDEDEDDEEDEESEEETPVKPKNVPSKPQTPAQNGKSAKTSTPAAKQTPDAKNKDNKKAQTPKTPQTPKAPLSVAEAKAKMMAAVEKGMSLPKVQQKFENYVKHGFKVTDAKTIEELWKWRQTVQDKK; this comes from the exons ATGGATCTTGAACAGATGGGACCGCAGACATTCCTCTATG GCTGTGAACTGAAATCTGGGAAGGATGTCGTTTTCAACCCAGAAGACGATGATTTTGACCACCAGCTCTCCCTCCGGATG GTATGCGTTGACCCCAGCACTAAAGACGAGTTGAACATTGTGGAGGTCGAGGGTCAGGACTCAGAAGGCCAAAAGGTCAAGGCTGTTTTAGCCACAGTGAAGCCCTCCTCCTTGCCAAGT GTATGCCTTGGTGGTTTTGAGATCACACCCCCCGTCGTGTTCCGCTTGCGGTCAGGCTCAGGTCCAGTCCACATTAGTGGACAGCACCTCGTCA TTGTGGGGGAAGACCAGTCCTTTGATGAAGACGAAGATGAGGAAGACATGAAAGTGGCCAAGAAGAGGCCAGCAGCTGCTGACGGGAAAGCAGCG aaaaaaatgaagatggaagatgaggatgaggatgatgagtAA gaggatgatgaggatgaagatgatgaggaagatgaagaaagTGAAGAGGAGACGCCAGTGAAG CCCAAGAATGTTCCGTCCAAACCCCAGACTCCCGCTCAGAATGGAAAGAGCGCCAAAACCAGTACCCCAGCGGCAAAACAA ACACCTGACGCCAAGAACAAAGACAACAAGAAGGCACAGACTCCCAAAACGCCCCAGACACCCAAAGCCCCTCTCTCTGTAGCGGAGGCGAAGGCCAAGATGATGGCTGCGGTGGAGAAG GGAATGTCATTACCAAAAGTGCAACAGAAGTTTGAGAACTATGTTAAACATGGTTTCAAAGTCACTGATGCTAAG actatCGAGGAACTGTGGAAGTGGAGGCAGACCGTGCAGGACAAGAAATGA
- the kcnip1b gene encoding Kv channel-interacting protein 1b isoform X3, with protein sequence MGMVLGTFSVQTKQVNYRRDKVDDELEMTMVCHRPEGLDQLEAQTNFSKQELQVLYRGFKNECPSGVVNEETFKHIYAQFFPHGDASTYAHYLFNAFDTTNNGSIKFEEFVMGLSTLLRGTVREKLEWTFHLYDINRDGYINKEEMTEIVRAIYDMMGKYTYPALKGDVPKQHVDAFFQKMDKNKDGIVTLEEFITACQEDENMMRSMQLFENVM encoded by the exons atAAGGTGGACGATGAGTTGGAGATGACCATGGTCTGTCACCGCCCAGAGGGTCTGGATCAGCTGGAAGCTCAGACCAACTTCAGTAAACAGGAGCTGCAAGTCCTGTACCgtggttttaaaaat GAGTGTCCGAGCGGCGTGGTAAATGAAGAGACGTTTAAGCACATCTACGCACAGTTTTTCCCCCACGGAG ATGCCAGCACATACGCACATTATCTCTTCAATGCTTTTGACACGACAAATAACGGATCTATAAAGTTTGAG GAGTTTGTGATGGGACTGTCTACCTTACTGAGaggcacagtgagagagaaacttgAATGGACTTTTCACCTCTATGACATTAACAGAGATGGATACATAAACAAAGAG GAGATGACAGAGATAGTACGAGCCATTTATGATATGATGGGCAAATACACTTACCCAGCGCTGAAAGGTGACGTTCCAAAGCAGCATGTGGATGCTTTCTTCCAG aaaatggacaaaaacaaagatggaATAGTAACATTAGAAGAGTTTATTACCGCATGTCAAGAG GATGAAAACATGATGAGGTCCATGCAACTTTTTGAAAACGTGATGTAG